The following coding sequences lie in one Candidatus Methylarchaceae archaeon HK02M2 genomic window:
- a CDS encoding restriction endonuclease has product MPKPKVRGRSSERIARGIVEKLGYKILETNKMVFVDEAEAFEVDIIAQSPEGEKYCVEAKAGRAGVSDVRRVFADSELLGLKPMLVCKGFTDEAAEAVAKELGVKMIELSEFYLLLEPEELEVIVRKAMKDVLSEYGFYPFPPWEEIKEEDWELIEGICGAESFTEATHLLHMTSEELGQKIGVLRDKGVFPQREQSFLDLKRHSQQIIYRYFLVRRLDEIENRLKRIEESCSLKQ; this is encoded by the coding sequence ATGCCCAAACCTAAAGTGAGAGGAAGAAGTAGTGAAAGAATTGCTAGAGGTATTGTAGAAAAATTAGGTTACAAGATTCTTGAAACAAACAAGATGGTATTTGTAGATGAAGCCGAGGCATTTGAGGTAGACATCATTGCCCAAAGTCCAGAAGGTGAGAAATATTGCGTTGAGGCAAAAGCTGGGCGAGCTGGAGTTTCGGATGTCCGTCGGGTATTTGCCGACAGCGAGTTATTGGGCTTAAAGCCTATGCTTGTCTGTAAGGGTTTTACCGACGAAGCTGCAGAGGCAGTAGCTAAAGAGCTTGGGGTGAAAATGATAGAGCTTAGCGAATTTTACCTTCTCTTGGAACCTGAAGAGCTGGAGGTTATCGTAAGAAAAGCGATGAAAGATGTCCTAAGCGAATACGGCTTTTATCCATTTCCACCTTGGGAAGAAATTAAAGAGGAAGACTGGGAACTGATAGAAGGAATATGTGGTGCAGAAAGCTTCACCGAAGCAACTCATCTTCTTCATATGACTTCTGAAGAGTTAGGGCAGAAGATTGGAGTTTTACGTGATAAAGGGGTATTTCCTCAAAGAGAACAGTCTTTCCTAGATCTGAAGAGACATTCTCAACAGATTATCTATAGATATTTCCTAGTTCGAAGATTAGATGAGATTGAAAACCGTTTAAAAAGGATAGAAGAATCATGTTCGTTAAAGCAGTAA
- a CDS encoding right-handed parallel beta-helix repeat-containing protein: MKKLTGTVIISMFLIMPLLLAVPTPVFAQPQEALSDAVGGGTGGTFWLDPAILYTGGVTITGDTSIYGQGAMIDLQESTIEVTGAYLYIEKCTITNGTFGAPSTSGGLEFKDGASGFVYNNIIVGNNDNGIYIEESSNIIIKENSILHNYDDGIKFIDSTDITILENIIENNDIGFKKAEECGIFGYNSNLYEEDPNSHHNIMIKGNKIVANKEDGIYLKFVNGVSIASNLIFANYGDGIGLDYCPITSITHNKILVNYEYDFYCGIHYSGDRTWDPDEIESSITVSYNKIMGNIGTGVYIENTKEVVITYNQIMWNEGGGVELHGSYLPHPDPSSEVLFVIENILIAYNTISENGGGVIVRDGAIIFPDNGIHNEFVVNTFVKMGKAGIYMSLVSDPIIIYNKIMGNRDRGIEIYGHYFDYYATLHIVGENLLIKGNIINGNGGDGISVEYFNSPVIIEWNTILGNGGDGIELYFVENPQILHNTIMYQLGYLDMSPAPCGLDIWDCEGAWIAYNTIAYNVQDNIYVMSSDDVIIEYNTIIGSTDDGINAEFCEDMTIQDNTVYDNEEDGIDWFLCSGLIANNIVGYSGSLSGNDNGISLTDCLSTMDGPTTISDNTIIGNEYGIHCFGSDPTIIGNYIANNVWGIYLQEGAGLASDATIGGTPDNRNYIIRNYKDGVFIADMFSNPTINYNNIFENVGYGANNFMKNNNIDAENNYWGDISGPGNPATFGVGPGSGDEISKNLTYSPWLVTIIP, from the coding sequence ATGAAAAAACTTACTGGAACTGTTATAATATCGATGTTTCTAATTATGCCTTTACTTCTTGCAGTACCGACACCTGTATTTGCTCAGCCTCAGGAGGCACTGTCAGATGCAGTGGGTGGAGGTACAGGTGGTACATTCTGGCTTGATCCCGCGATTCTGTATACCGGTGGAGTCACGATAACGGGTGATACGAGTATATACGGTCAAGGGGCCATGATAGACCTACAAGAATCAACCATAGAAGTAACAGGTGCATACCTATACATAGAGAAGTGCACGATCACAAACGGTACATTTGGGGCTCCAAGTACTAGCGGTGGACTTGAATTCAAAGACGGTGCAAGTGGTTTTGTTTATAATAACATAATAGTCGGTAACAATGATAATGGTATTTACATAGAAGAGTCTTCCAATATCATAATCAAAGAGAACTCGATACTACACAATTATGATGATGGCATAAAGTTCATCGATTCAACAGACATAACGATACTCGAGAATATAATAGAAAATAATGATATAGGATTTAAAAAAGCTGAGGAATGTGGTATATTCGGTTACAACTCGAATTTGTACGAAGAAGATCCAAACTCACATCACAATATAATGATAAAGGGAAACAAAATAGTCGCAAATAAGGAAGATGGAATATACCTCAAATTTGTGAATGGTGTATCGATAGCATCAAACCTGATATTCGCAAATTATGGAGATGGCATTGGACTGGACTACTGCCCGATAACATCCATAACTCACAACAAAATACTTGTGAATTACGAATATGACTTTTATTGCGGCATCCATTACTCTGGAGATCGCACCTGGGACCCTGATGAGATAGAATCTAGCATTACCGTAAGCTACAACAAGATAATGGGAAACATCGGTACAGGTGTATACATTGAAAACACGAAGGAAGTAGTCATAACCTACAACCAGATAATGTGGAATGAGGGTGGTGGTGTAGAGCTACATGGATCTTATCTTCCTCATCCAGACCCTTCAAGCGAAGTACTATTCGTGATAGAAAATATTCTGATAGCATATAATACCATAAGTGAGAATGGGGGAGGGGTAATTGTTAGAGATGGGGCAATAATTTTTCCGGATAATGGTATTCATAATGAGTTCGTGGTTAATACATTCGTAAAGATGGGTAAAGCTGGGATATACATGAGCCTAGTATCTGACCCAATCATCATCTACAACAAGATAATGGGGAACCGTGATCGAGGTATAGAAATATACGGACATTACTTCGATTATTATGCTACATTACATATTGTAGGCGAAAATCTCCTCATCAAGGGCAACATAATAAATGGGAACGGTGGAGATGGCATAAGCGTGGAGTATTTTAACTCTCCAGTGATTATTGAGTGGAACACAATCCTAGGCAATGGTGGTGATGGTATTGAACTGTACTTTGTTGAGAATCCTCAGATACTTCATAATACAATTATGTATCAATTAGGATATTTAGATATGTCACCTGCTCCTTGTGGACTCGATATATGGGACTGTGAAGGAGCATGGATAGCGTATAATACCATAGCCTACAATGTACAAGATAACATCTATGTTATGTCCTCTGATGATGTTATCATTGAATATAATACGATAATTGGTTCTACAGACGATGGTATAAATGCAGAATTTTGTGAAGATATGACTATTCAAGATAACACGGTATACGACAATGAAGAAGATGGAATTGACTGGTTCCTTTGCTCCGGTCTCATAGCTAATAACATTGTAGGCTACAGCGGATCATTATCTGGAAATGATAACGGGATAAGTTTGACAGATTGTCTTAGTACCATGGATGGACCAACAACGATAAGTGATAACACAATCATTGGCAATGAATATGGTATCCACTGCTTTGGTTCAGACCCCACGATAATCGGCAACTATATCGCTAACAACGTTTGGGGTATTTACCTTCAAGAAGGTGCAGGATTGGCTTCAGACGCAACAATAGGTGGTACTCCAGATAATAGGAACTATATCATAAGGAATTATAAAGATGGAGTATTCATAGCTGATATGTTTTCAAACCCAACAATCAACTACAACAATATATTTGAGAATGTGGGGTATGGTGCCAATAACTTTATGAAAAACAATAACATTGATGCAGAAAATAATTACTGGGGAGATATCAGCGGTCCAGGCAATCCAGCTACATTCGGAGTAGGTCCTGGTTCAGGAGACGAAATATCAAAAAATCTGACATATTCACCGTGGTTGGTTACGATAATACCGTGA
- a CDS encoding glycoside hydrolase, producing the protein MKLYPIAIFCILILVMSIPISILISPISVSTSIDPITWESDLQITSTGSESFFPTLAVDGSTIHLAWVDMRHGGENREIYYTRSTDSGVTWQVPDTRISNDPLHSIRTCFTVNGNAVNLFWRDNRDDNFEEYFSQSTDGGLTWGPERRLTYALGTSGCPFPAVNGDTLNLFFRDDRDGDYKIYYKRSDDAGANWGPDTVLTLDGIRSEFPFPAIDGETIHLVWRDYRDGNAEIYYKCSKDGGNTWKKDKRLTDDLGESEHPKIIAQGDMLHVVWRDDRDGNYEVYYKRSNNGGKNWSEDIRLTNTLGQSFWPVLGANDDILVLLWCDDNDGGQALYYKFSLDSGISWSDETRLSDCVAVWDLMGAHPIVVTDSYVHVVFNDDCTGANEIYYKRGTISTSSDISFSGRILISRVYDQDDPVIDWRIVVKGTIIMDGTEYTGTYTVVKLPEEAEPRGPIVPDQFVWSVKKCLIRIEEFDLTVTWDSEPPTKIFENLIIEYGDIITLNGYGREAYVTGSLGYEGEGYVAIGTGTITFSCE; encoded by the coding sequence ATGAAACTATACCCGATTGCTATATTCTGCATCTTGATATTGGTTATGAGCATACCGATATCCATTCTCATCTCTCCGATCTCCGTTTCTACTTCAATTGATCCAATAACCTGGGAAAGTGATTTACAGATAACTTCAACTGGGTCTGAATCTTTCTTCCCCACATTAGCTGTAGATGGGAGTACAATACACCTCGCATGGGTTGACATGAGACATGGTGGTGAAAACCGAGAGATCTACTATACGCGTAGCACAGATAGTGGAGTGACATGGCAGGTTCCAGATACAAGGATTTCAAACGATCCATTGCATTCCATTCGAACCTGTTTTACAGTTAACGGAAACGCTGTTAACCTTTTCTGGCGTGACAATCGAGATGATAACTTTGAGGAATATTTTAGTCAAAGTACGGACGGAGGCCTTACATGGGGTCCCGAGAGAAGACTAACTTATGCTCTTGGTACTTCGGGATGTCCGTTCCCCGCAGTAAACGGCGACACTTTAAATCTATTCTTTCGGGACGATCGTGATGGGGACTACAAAATCTATTATAAACGCTCTGATGATGCCGGAGCCAATTGGGGTCCAGATACCGTTTTGACCCTAGACGGGATCAGATCTGAGTTCCCATTCCCAGCCATTGATGGAGAAACGATCCATCTAGTTTGGCGTGATTATCGAGATGGTAATGCGGAAATCTATTATAAATGTAGTAAAGACGGGGGGAATACCTGGAAGAAGGATAAAAGGTTGACAGACGATCTTGGAGAATCGGAACATCCCAAGATCATAGCCCAGGGTGATATGCTCCATGTTGTATGGCGGGATGACCGGGATGGTAATTATGAAGTCTACTACAAGAGGAGTAATAATGGAGGTAAGAATTGGTCGGAGGATATAAGACTGACGAACACGCTAGGACAGTCATTCTGGCCGGTTTTAGGAGCGAATGATGATATCCTCGTCCTCCTATGGTGTGACGATAATGATGGAGGACAGGCTCTGTACTACAAGTTCTCATTGGATAGTGGTATTAGCTGGAGTGATGAAACCAGGCTCTCCGACTGTGTGGCCGTTTGGGACCTAATGGGAGCCCACCCGATTGTTGTTACAGATTCATATGTACACGTTGTTTTCAACGATGACTGTACTGGAGCCAATGAAATCTATTATAAAAGAGGGACGATCTCCACATCATCTGACATCAGTTTTTCTGGTAGAATATTGATTTCTAGGGTTTATGATCAAGATGATCCAGTAATTGATTGGAGAATAGTTGTGAAAGGCACGATAATAATGGATGGAACTGAGTATACAGGAACCTATACAGTCGTAAAGTTACCAGAAGAAGCAGAGCCAAGAGGTCCGATAGTACCAGATCAGTTTGTATGGAGTGTAAAGAAGTGCCTGATCAGAATTGAAGAATTTGATTTGACCGTTACATGGGATAGCGAACCTCCAACAAAAATATTTGAGAACTTGATTATCGAATATGGTGATATTATCACATTGAATGGTTATGGTAGAGAAGCTTATGTTACAGGGAGTTTGGGCTACGAGGGAGAAGGATATGTAGCAATTGGAACGGGAACAATAACTTTCTCTTGTGAATAA
- the fae gene encoding formaldehyde-activating enzyme, protein MFLVGECLAGEGNEVAHIDLMIGDKEGPVGSAFAITLAQPTIGHTPLLAVIAPNLMPKPVTVIVPKVDIKRMDQVVQIFGSAQAAVAKAVADSLAEGVISKDIAEDICIVCGVFIHPDAKDNKKIYEYNYEATKTAIKRAFVKEPSPDEVIEKKDTVKHPFIGF, encoded by the coding sequence ATGTTTCTTGTTGGAGAATGTCTTGCTGGAGAAGGTAATGAAGTTGCTCACATTGATCTTATGATCGGAGACAAAGAAGGGCCTGTAGGCAGTGCATTCGCGATTACCCTTGCCCAACCTACAATCGGACATACACCTCTACTCGCCGTAATTGCACCAAATTTAATGCCCAAACCTGTGACAGTTATCGTCCCCAAGGTTGACATTAAGAGGATGGACCAAGTAGTACAGATTTTTGGATCTGCTCAGGCAGCCGTTGCCAAGGCTGTCGCTGATAGTTTGGCCGAAGGTGTGATCTCAAAGGACATTGCGGAGGATATATGTATAGTGTGCGGAGTCTTCATACACCCAGATGCCAAGGATAATAAAAAGATCTACGAATATAATTATGAAGCAACGAAGACCGCTATAAAGCGTGCATTTGTAAAAGAGCCTAGCCCTGACGAAGTTATAGAGAAGAAGGATACAGTTAAACATCCATTTATTGGATTCTAA
- a CDS encoding serine/threonine protein phosphatase has translation MQLPLTRVYRFDEDKDRMEKLLVVGDIHGDIKSLKNALAYRSSAGEMEVGMLFLGDYADRGSNGLKVVETLRKLSYSDDKIILLKGNHENYTKDGRPTFWPCDLPNEVEMKLGKSWIDYWNETLKQFFDRLYLAAKLNNILFIHGGIHSKLENLDDLENPTPEIEEDILWSDPVTEPGVHPSPRGAGRSFGPDISMKICEKLKVDYILRSHEPRKAFYEPFIEHDGRIVTISSTIVYGGKPHMIELNTRNLPTNGHELRKSIVYL, from the coding sequence ATGCAACTGCCATTGACTAGAGTATACCGATTTGATGAAGATAAAGATAGAATGGAGAAACTATTGGTGGTTGGAGATATACATGGAGATATTAAGAGCTTGAAGAACGCTTTAGCTTATCGTAGTTCTGCTGGTGAAATGGAAGTCGGAATGTTGTTTTTAGGCGATTATGCAGATAGGGGAAGTAACGGATTAAAAGTTGTTGAAACTTTGAGGAAACTATCTTATAGCGATGATAAAATAATCTTATTGAAGGGCAATCATGAGAATTATACTAAAGATGGAAGGCCTACATTCTGGCCTTGTGATCTTCCTAACGAAGTAGAAATGAAATTAGGGAAGAGCTGGATAGATTACTGGAACGAAACACTAAAGCAATTCTTTGATCGGCTTTATCTAGCAGCTAAGTTGAACAATATTTTATTCATACACGGTGGAATACACTCGAAACTCGAGAACTTGGATGACCTCGAAAACCCTACCCCAGAAATAGAGGAAGACATCTTGTGGAGTGATCCTGTTACTGAACCTGGAGTGCACCCCAGTCCGAGAGGTGCTGGAAGATCTTTCGGTCCAGATATAAGCATGAAGATATGTGAAAAATTAAAGGTAGATTACATATTAAGAAGCCACGAGCCAAGAAAGGCATTCTATGAACCTTTTATAGAACATGATGGCAGAATCGTTACCATATCTTCAACTATAGTCTACGGTGGAAAACCACATATGATAGAGTTAAACACAAGAAATTTACCAACAAACGGGCATGAATTAAGAAAATCAATTGTATACCTTTAA